Genomic DNA from Mycobacterium stomatepiae:
AGTACGGTCGGCTGGTATCCCGCCGCCAACTTCAGTACCCGGTTGTGGAAATCGACCACATACACGTCGTCCTGAGGTCCCACCGCTATCCCATAGGGCGCGAAGAGATCGCCGAAAGGCAACAGGGACACCGTGTTTGAGCCCACTGTCAGACGTAGCACCCGATTGTTGTTCAAGTCGGTGACGTAGACGCTGTTGCTGCGATCGACGGCCACACTGTTCGGAAAGTTCAGGCCGGTGAACGGGAGGATCTCCGGGTTGGTCGTGCCCGCGGGCAGCTTCTGCACCCGATTGTTGCCGGCGTCGGCGACGTACACGCCGTCGGTGCTGTCGACCGCCAGATCGTAGGGCTGGTTGAGATCGGTGAACGGAACCACGACCTGAACGGCTGTGCCGACCGGAAGTTCGAGCACCTGGTTGTTCTTGAAGTCGGCAACGTAGACATCGCCGACGCTGTCCGCCGTCACGCCATGGGGCTCGGTCAGACCGGCGAACGGTAGCTCAATCTGCGTCTTGGCGCCGGCAGGCAGTTCCAGCACCCGCTTGTTCTTCTGGTCGACGACATACAGGTTGCCCTTGGTGTCCGCGGCCAGGCCGGCCGGGCGGTTCAGACCGGTGAACGGCAACTCGATAGGGGTAGTGGAGCCGGCCTGCAGTTCCAGCACGCGATTGCCTCCGGAGTCGGCGACGTAGACGTTGCCGGCGCGGTCCACCTCCACGCCTTCGGGATCCGCGAGGGTGAACGGCAGCACGACCGGGCCGGGAGCCGACGG
This window encodes:
- a CDS encoding NHL repeat-containing protein: MDDDWEFETPAKAKPPKASRSRPTLTIAGAAAVVVIVALGLVGYFAFGRTSSGIPGSTQSTASSSAPSAPGPVVLPFTLADPEGVEVDRAGNVYVADSGGNRVLELQAGSTTPIELPFTGLNRPAGLAADTKGNLYVVDQKNKRVLELPAGAKTQIELPFAGLTEPHGVTADSVGDVYVADFKNNQVLELPVGTAVQVVVPFTDLNQPYDLAVDSTDGVYVADAGNNRVQKLPAGTTNPEILPFTGLNFPNSVAVDRSNSVYVTDLNNNRVLRLTVGSNTVSLLPFGDLFAPYGIAVGPQDDVYVVDFHNRVLKLAAGYQPTVLTH